The Doryrhamphus excisus isolate RoL2022-K1 chromosome 18, RoL_Dexc_1.0, whole genome shotgun sequence genome contains a region encoding:
- the agtrap gene encoding type-1 angiotensin II receptor-associated protein isoform X1: MEIPAINLKAIVVVHWLLTIWGCMAWLPTSFAWSNFSVLAIGVWAIAHRDSIDAVLMFLISLAITILTDIIHFGIYYSLSDLATDNGRDVFRFSAGMAILSLLLKPASCFFVYQMYRERGGDYNVNFGFPSMTRNREAYQSMDQQDGSTSPANPFNQAQDSKAPRSY; this comes from the exons ATGGAAATTCCTGCCATCAATCTGAAG GCCATCGTTGTGGTTCACTGGCTGCTTACAATTTG GGGATGCATGGCGTGGCTTCCCACCTCCTTCGCCTGGAGTAACTTCAGTGTGTTGGCCATCGGTGTGTGGGCCATCGCTCACAGGGACTCCATTGACGCCGTCCTCATG TTTCTGATCAGCTTGGCCATCACCATCCTGACGGACATCATCCACTTTGGCATCTATTACTCCCTGAGCGACCTGGCCACGGACAATGGTCGGGACGTGTTCCGCTTCAGCGCCGGCATGGCCATCCTCAGCCTGCTGCTCAAGCCCGCCTCCTGTTTTTTCGTCTACCAGATGTACCGCGAGCGAGGAGGCGACTACAATGTCAACTTTG GTTTCCCCTCAATGACCCGAAACAGAGAAGCCTACCAGTCCATGGACCAGCAGGACGGCTCCACCAGCCCTGCCAACCCCTTCAACCAGGCTCAGGACAGCAAAGCACCTCGCTCCTACTAA
- the agtrap gene encoding type-1 angiotensin II receptor-associated protein isoform X2, whose protein sequence is MEIPAINLKAIVVVHWLLTIWGCMAWLPTSFAWSNFSVLAIGVWAIAHRDSIDAVLMFLISLAITILTDIIHFGIYYSLSDLATDNGRDVFRFSAGMAILSLLLKPASCFFVYQMYRERGGDYNVNFDLETSVDSRCTTDSADSAFIGRRY, encoded by the exons ATGGAAATTCCTGCCATCAATCTGAAG GCCATCGTTGTGGTTCACTGGCTGCTTACAATTTG GGGATGCATGGCGTGGCTTCCCACCTCCTTCGCCTGGAGTAACTTCAGTGTGTTGGCCATCGGTGTGTGGGCCATCGCTCACAGGGACTCCATTGACGCCGTCCTCATG TTTCTGATCAGCTTGGCCATCACCATCCTGACGGACATCATCCACTTTGGCATCTATTACTCCCTGAGCGACCTGGCCACGGACAATGGTCGGGACGTGTTCCGCTTCAGCGCCGGCATGGCCATCCTCAGCCTGCTGCTCAAGCCCGCCTCCTGTTTTTTCGTCTACCAGATGTACCGCGAGCGAGGAGGCGACTACAATGTCAACTTTG ACTTAGAGACGTCAGTGGACAGTCGCTGCACTACGGACAGTGCCGACAGCGCGTTTATCGGCCGTCGCTATTGA